One genomic window of Candidatus Binatia bacterium includes the following:
- a CDS encoding histidine-type phosphatase, protein LPIEWKEWKDQVMRKSSNVGVVLACLVAGLLFYACGDNEGNSDDTKLLSVVAISRHGIRSQLSPLESTTPNTLSTNLDTLRPQGFPLWPGPAATPGNLSTVGQQNATRLGAWYRDFYAAQGLLPPRGSCPAAGTVFVYADVYERTIHTAQGYVDGMFQAEATPDCGVQVIHAGAQVQADPYIATAFALLNTPQCKIVTAVDHAAFNTAIGGNTSSLITKYSTQLQTLQTVTQCCQPAACNQSSPPASCSLLDLPTEVSVDPTTGVSLNPTGAVAYAAGSLFDVADSVTSDFELQYAQGMPQTDCATTQGAQCVGWGAIPQGGLSDLTKLHVLNIDLTCRLPSFAQVASTNLMWQLVGTMDQTLTGVENPDMLAPAASKFTLFVAHDQNQSAIGAFLGGVTWKAEGFQQNDPGPAGALVFELHKVKQSGQPIVRLFYVIATLDQMRNGTALSLQTPPQRIPLAIPACGGVLDCPYDQFKTFITGHVRQDCIVTPASAP, encoded by the coding sequence CTGCCGATCGAATGGAAAGAATGGAAGGATCAGGTCATGCGAAAATCGTCGAACGTCGGGGTCGTGCTTGCCTGCCTTGTCGCCGGTCTTCTCTTCTATGCGTGCGGGGACAATGAGGGGAATAGCGACGACACCAAGCTGCTCTCCGTAGTCGCGATCAGCCGGCACGGGATTCGTTCCCAGCTCTCTCCGCTCGAGAGCACGACCCCGAATACCCTGAGCACGAACCTGGATACCCTGCGCCCACAGGGTTTTCCGCTGTGGCCAGGCCCCGCGGCGACCCCCGGCAATCTCTCCACAGTGGGCCAGCAGAACGCGACCCGGTTGGGGGCATGGTATCGCGATTTCTACGCCGCCCAAGGGCTCCTGCCGCCGAGAGGGTCCTGTCCCGCGGCCGGAACGGTGTTCGTCTATGCGGATGTATACGAGCGGACGATCCATACGGCGCAGGGTTACGTGGACGGCATGTTTCAAGCCGAGGCAACGCCCGACTGCGGGGTCCAGGTGATTCATGCGGGCGCGCAAGTGCAAGCGGACCCTTACATCGCCACGGCGTTTGCCCTACTAAATACCCCACAGTGCAAGATCGTCACGGCGGTGGACCATGCCGCGTTCAATACAGCGATCGGAGGCAACACCTCCTCGTTGATCACTAAATACAGCACCCAACTTCAAACGCTGCAGACGGTCACTCAGTGCTGCCAGCCGGCGGCCTGCAACCAGTCATCGCCACCCGCCTCCTGTTCGCTGCTGGACCTTCCTACCGAGGTGAGCGTGGATCCAACTACCGGGGTGAGCCTGAATCCAACGGGAGCGGTGGCGTACGCGGCCGGGAGCCTGTTCGACGTTGCCGACTCGGTAACTTCGGATTTCGAGCTCCAATACGCCCAGGGGATGCCCCAAACGGACTGCGCAACGACCCAGGGGGCGCAGTGCGTGGGCTGGGGGGCGATCCCGCAAGGAGGCTTGAGCGATTTGACTAAGCTTCATGTGCTGAACATCGACCTGACCTGCCGCCTCCCCTCCTTCGCGCAGGTAGCCTCGACGAACCTGATGTGGCAGCTCGTGGGGACGATGGATCAGACGCTGACCGGCGTGGAGAATCCTGACATGCTCGCGCCCGCGGCGAGCAAGTTCACGCTGTTTGTCGCTCACGACCAGAACCAATCCGCCATCGGCGCATTCCTGGGGGGCGTAACCTGGAAGGCAGAGGGGTTCCAGCAGAACGACCCGGGCCCGGCCGGCGCGCTCGTTTTCGAGCTCCACAAGGTCAAGCAAAGCGGACAGCCCATCGTGAGACTCTTCTACGTGATCGCGACGCTGGACCAAATGCGCAACGGCACGGCTCTCTCGCTGCAGACGCCTCCACAGCGCATCCCCCTGGCGATCCCCGCGTGTGGCGGCGTCCTCGATTGCCCCTACGACCAGTTCAAGACCTTCATTACCGGCCACGTGCGCCAGGACTGCATCGTCACGCCTGCCTCCGCGCCCTGA
- a CDS encoding ribose-phosphate pyrophosphokinase codes for MQPLILSGSANLSLAETIATNIGVRLGKRELCRFPDGELHVEIQENVRGRDVYLIQSTSPPADEHLLELLLLADACRRGDAGRLTAVIPYFGYARQDRRAKGREAVGGRLVADLIEAGGLQRLIVVDLHTPAVEGFFTVPMAHLTAVPFLADAIRPRLPAPAVIVAPDLGAVKLAGRYGTLLNLPVAIVHKTRLSGTEVTTSGITGEVHGHAPIVVDDMISTGGTIEAAVRALLAAGCSSPVTVVASHGLFVGPAVARLRGLPIQQLLVTDSVTTPELPLPIQLLSLCPLLVEAIARLHDNRSLTDLVARY; via the coding sequence ATGCAGCCCTTGATTTTGTCCGGTTCGGCCAATCTCTCTCTCGCCGAAACTATCGCTACCAACATTGGTGTCCGGCTGGGGAAGCGCGAACTGTGTCGGTTTCCGGATGGGGAACTCCACGTTGAGATTCAGGAAAATGTGCGTGGGCGGGATGTCTACCTGATTCAGAGCACCAGTCCGCCCGCAGACGAGCATCTCCTTGAGCTTCTCCTGCTGGCAGACGCGTGCCGCCGAGGTGACGCGGGGCGGCTGACAGCTGTCATTCCCTATTTTGGCTACGCACGGCAGGACCGTCGGGCTAAGGGACGAGAGGCAGTCGGCGGCCGGTTGGTTGCCGACCTGATCGAGGCGGGCGGCCTGCAACGCCTCATTGTTGTCGATCTCCATACGCCAGCAGTGGAAGGGTTCTTCACTGTTCCCATGGCGCATCTGACCGCAGTGCCCTTCTTGGCGGACGCCATACGTCCAAGGTTGCCTGCGCCTGCGGTGATCGTCGCGCCGGACCTCGGAGCGGTGAAGCTGGCTGGACGGTACGGAACGCTGCTGAACCTGCCAGTTGCGATCGTGCACAAGACGCGACTCAGCGGTACAGAGGTGACGACAAGCGGCATTACGGGTGAGGTCCACGGCCATGCTCCAATCGTTGTCGACGACATGATCAGCACTGGGGGCACGATCGAGGCGGCTGTTCGTGCGCTGCTTGCGGCCGGATGCTCATCGCCAGTGACCGTGGTCGCGAGTCACGGCCTGTTTGTCGGCCCCGCTGTCGCACGCCTGCGCGGCCTACCCATCCAACAGCTCCTCGTAACTGATAGCGTCACGACGCCAGAACTCCCCCTGCCGATTCAGCTCCTTAGTCTTTGCCCACTGCTGGTCGAGGCTATCGCCCGGTTGCATGACAACCGATCGCTGACCGATCTCGTGGCGCGCTACTGA
- a CDS encoding SagB/ThcOx family dehydrogenase gives MRHAASATSRFAVPVELPRPRLDGELVVERALLRRRSVREYAGGALTLGELSQLLWAAQGITHPLGFRTAPSAGALYPIEVYLVAGNVAELRPGVYRYDPRAHTLSAVAEGDNRAALSAAALGQTCVAEAAAALVFCAVYRRTTVKYGERGVRYAHMEVGHAAQNVYLQAASLRLGTVVVGAFQDDRVRKVIGADIDEQPLCIMPIGRQ, from the coding sequence ATGAGGCATGCCGCTTCCGCAACTTCAAGGTTTGCTGTTCCGGTAGAGCTACCGCGCCCGAGACTCGACGGCGAACTCGTTGTCGAGAGGGCGCTGCTCCGAAGAAGGTCGGTCCGCGAGTACGCGGGCGGCGCTTTGACACTTGGCGAACTTTCGCAGCTCCTCTGGGCTGCACAGGGGATCACGCACCCACTGGGGTTTCGGACCGCACCTTCTGCCGGCGCCCTGTACCCGATCGAGGTCTACCTGGTTGCAGGCAACGTTGCGGAGTTGCGCCCCGGCGTTTACCGATACGACCCACGTGCACACACGCTGTCAGCGGTTGCCGAGGGTGACAACCGCGCTGCACTGAGCGCCGCCGCGCTTGGGCAGACTTGCGTCGCGGAGGCAGCCGCTGCCCTCGTGTTTTGCGCAGTGTACCGGAGGACGACGGTCAAGTATGGCGAGCGGGGCGTCCGGTACGCCCACATGGAAGTCGGCCATGCGGCGCAGAACGTCTACCTACAAGCGGCGTCTCTGCGCCTCGGCACGGTGGTCGTCGGGGCGTTTCAGGACGACAGGGTGAGAAAGGTCATCGGCGCGGACATCGACGAGCAGCCGCTGTGCATAATGCCGATCGGCAGGCAATGA
- a CDS encoding Hsp20/alpha crystallin family protein has protein sequence MDRWFKDFRHLPALLWSGERWPLQPVKFAPALDVYETGNEVVVKAELPGLSKDDVEVNLTESTLTVKGEKNQEEEVKHQDYYHYERSFGAFSRRIELPTTVKADEATASFEDGVLEVRLPKSEEAKRKVVKVQVG, from the coding sequence ATGGATCGATGGTTCAAGGACTTCCGTCACCTTCCAGCACTGCTGTGGAGTGGAGAACGGTGGCCCTTGCAACCGGTCAAGTTCGCGCCAGCCCTGGATGTGTACGAGACAGGCAACGAAGTCGTCGTGAAGGCCGAACTGCCAGGGCTGTCGAAAGATGACGTCGAAGTAAATCTCACCGAATCCACGCTGACGGTAAAAGGAGAGAAAAACCAGGAGGAGGAAGTCAAGCACCAGGACTATTACCACTACGAACGGTCCTTTGGAGCCTTTTCTCGGCGCATTGAATTGCCCACGACCGTGAAGGCCGACGAGGCCACGGCCAGCTTCGAAGACGGCGTTCTTGAGGTACGGCTTCCGAAAAGCGAGGAAGCGAAGCGGAAGGTGGTCAAGGTGCAGGTCGGATAG
- a CDS encoding universal stress protein, which produces MTEALRIAKILVPVDGSECARYAAEQAARIAAACGSHLIFLHVVDEAVVDALGHRATDDGQQVRDRLRENGHTYLRDMARLATERSLAHQEEIAEGDPCAVICAAAARHGADLIVMGKIGRRGARRIMVGSTTRRVSESTDRPVLVITGPPAEPSKQS; this is translated from the coding sequence ATGACCGAGGCCCTGCGCATCGCCAAGATCCTGGTTCCAGTGGATGGCTCGGAGTGCGCGCGATACGCGGCGGAACAGGCGGCTCGTATCGCGGCTGCCTGCGGCTCGCACTTGATTTTCCTGCACGTGGTGGATGAGGCCGTGGTAGACGCGCTCGGGCACCGGGCCACCGACGACGGCCAGCAGGTGCGCGACCGACTGCGGGAAAACGGCCACACCTACCTCCGTGACATGGCCCGGCTGGCGACGGAGCGCAGCCTGGCTCACCAGGAGGAAATCGCGGAAGGCGATCCGTGCGCGGTCATTTGCGCCGCCGCGGCCCGCCACGGCGCCGATCTCATCGTCATGGGCAAGATCGGGCGGCGGGGCGCGCGACGCATCATGGTGGGTAGCACCACCCGACGCGTCAGCGAATCCACCGACCGGCCTGTGCTGGTGATTACCGGCCCGCCAGCCGAGCCCAGCAAGCAGTCGTGA
- a CDS encoding V-type ATP synthase subunit D, translating into MRRADIPATKSNLIRLKEHFGFVRSAHQQLDQKRDVLLEEIIAIYREARQVRREVEAALAVVYATMREALLAAGRTAVEPEALASAGTQQLRIRERSIMGVIVPLLDLKATDPPGPSVAPGWAAAAPARVQRQVRHLLPALMRLAEIEVSCSRLATELQKTKRRVNALEHIFIPEYRDTIRFTEAALEEKEREALFQLKRLRGRRKETA; encoded by the coding sequence ATGCGTCGGGCTGACATCCCCGCCACCAAGAGCAACCTGATCCGTCTCAAGGAGCACTTCGGGTTCGTCCGGTCGGCACACCAGCAGTTGGATCAGAAACGCGACGTGCTCTTGGAAGAAATCATCGCCATCTACCGCGAGGCTCGGCAGGTGCGGCGTGAGGTGGAGGCGGCGCTGGCGGTTGTCTATGCCACCATGCGCGAGGCGCTGCTGGCCGCGGGCCGCACCGCGGTGGAGCCAGAAGCGCTCGCCTCTGCGGGAACTCAGCAGCTTCGGATACGGGAGCGGAGCATCATGGGCGTCATCGTACCGCTACTGGATCTGAAGGCGACCGATCCTCCCGGCCCCAGTGTCGCGCCCGGCTGGGCAGCAGCAGCCCCAGCCCGGGTACAGCGCCAGGTGCGCCACCTCCTGCCGGCACTGATGCGCTTGGCGGAAATCGAGGTGTCCTGCAGCCGGTTGGCGACGGAGTTGCAGAAGACCAAGCGCCGAGTAAACGCCTTGGAACATATCTTCATTCCGGAGTACCGCGACACCATTCGGTTCACCGAAGCCGCCTTGGAGGAAAAGGAGCGTGAGGCGCTGTTTCAGCTGAAGCGCTTGCGCGGCCGGCGGAAGGAGACGGCATGA
- a CDS encoding V-type ATP synthase subunit B — translation MTSIRDQAGLDYRGLHQIQGPLIFLRGVEGVGFGELAEIVSPTGQLLQGRVLEIQEDLAVVEVLQGTATLSVADTRVRFLGHALRIPVAREMLGRVFDGLGQPLDGGPPPLSAVLRDVNGAPMNPVRRDYPRECIQTGISGIDGLDTLVRGQKLPIFSGSGLPHDAIAAQIVRQAALPTEGGQFAVVLAAIGVNHDVAEFFHKSLQESGAFRTSTLFLNLANDPSIERLVTPRAALTLAEFLAFDLDMHVLVVLTDMTNYCEALREVATARGEVPSRKGYPGYLYSDLSSVYERAGRLKNRQGSITQIPILTMPNDDITHPIPDLTGYITEGQLVLSRDLHAKGVYPPLDVLPSLSRLMEDAVSAGGTREDHSRLASQLYAAYARVKEVERLASIIGEEELSETNRQYLQFRDRFEREFISQDRHDNRSFRETLDLGWQVLRPLPDAELTRLPRDLIERYRTTPDAAMAPDRPSARRDDASG, via the coding sequence GTGACTTCAATCCGCGACCAGGCAGGGCTCGATTATCGAGGTCTGCATCAGATTCAGGGGCCACTCATTTTCCTGCGAGGTGTCGAAGGGGTCGGCTTCGGCGAGCTGGCCGAAATCGTTTCACCGACGGGACAACTGCTGCAAGGACGCGTACTCGAGATTCAGGAGGATCTTGCCGTTGTCGAGGTGCTGCAAGGCACCGCGACGTTGTCTGTGGCAGACACCCGCGTTCGGTTTCTCGGGCACGCACTGCGTATCCCCGTGGCGCGCGAGATGCTGGGCCGGGTATTTGATGGCCTTGGTCAGCCCCTGGATGGCGGTCCGCCGCCGCTGTCAGCCGTCCTGCGCGACGTCAACGGCGCGCCCATGAATCCGGTGCGGCGCGACTATCCACGGGAGTGCATACAGACCGGGATCTCGGGCATTGACGGGTTGGACACACTGGTGCGCGGCCAGAAGCTTCCCATTTTCTCGGGGAGCGGTCTGCCGCACGATGCAATCGCTGCCCAGATCGTTCGCCAGGCTGCGCTTCCGACTGAGGGGGGACAGTTTGCCGTGGTGCTGGCGGCCATCGGCGTCAACCACGACGTCGCGGAGTTCTTTCACAAGAGCCTGCAGGAAAGCGGGGCCTTCCGCACCAGCACGTTGTTCCTCAACCTGGCCAACGATCCGAGCATCGAGCGGCTGGTGACGCCGCGGGCGGCGCTCACGTTGGCTGAGTTCCTCGCTTTCGACCTGGACATGCACGTGTTGGTGGTGCTGACCGACATGACGAATTATTGCGAGGCCCTGCGCGAGGTGGCAACGGCGCGGGGCGAGGTGCCCAGCCGCAAGGGATATCCCGGCTATCTCTACAGCGATCTCTCTTCGGTGTACGAGCGGGCGGGACGCCTGAAGAATCGCCAGGGCTCCATCACGCAGATTCCAATCCTCACCATGCCCAACGACGACATCACGCATCCGATTCCGGATCTCACCGGCTACATTACCGAGGGACAACTTGTCCTCTCGCGTGACCTGCACGCCAAGGGTGTCTATCCACCGCTCGACGTGCTGCCGTCACTTTCGCGGCTCATGGAGGACGCCGTGAGTGCCGGCGGCACGCGCGAGGATCACTCACGGCTGGCCAGCCAGCTGTATGCGGCGTACGCGCGTGTGAAGGAAGTGGAGCGGCTGGCGAGCATCATCGGCGAGGAGGAGCTCTCGGAAACCAACCGGCAGTATCTGCAGTTTCGTGACCGCTTCGAACGGGAGTTCATCTCGCAGGACCGGCATGACAACCGGAGCTTTCGGGAGACGCTCGACCTGGGCTGGCAGGTGCTGCGACCTCTGCCGGACGCGGAGCTGACTCGATTGCCGCGTGATCTCATCGAGCGCTATCGCACCACGCCGGATGCGGCGATGGCGCCAGACAGACCCTCAGCGAGGCGTGACGATGCGTCGGGCTGA